Proteins co-encoded in one Novosphingobium sp. PP1Y genomic window:
- a CDS encoding DEAD/DEAH box helicase: protein MNFADLGLSEELLQAVEAAGYTEPTPIQAQAIPPVLMMKDLIGIAQTGTGKTASFVLPMIDILAHGRRRALMPRSLILEPTRELAAQVAENFEKYGKNHDLKMALLIGGVQMGDQVKALTEGVDVLIATPGRLMDLFERGKILLTGCELLVIDEADRMLDMGFIPDIENICSKLPTNRQTMLFSATMPPPIKKLSDRFLSNPKYIEVARPATANINIVQHKVAVTARKKREVLRHLLRTDNVSTAIVFCNRKTTVRELAKSLKGHGFGAGEIHGDMDQPARLAELDRFKSGDVNILVASDVAARGLDVKGVSHVFNFDTPWHPDDYVHRIGRTGRGGASGRAFTFVAPEDAEAIDNVEKLTGHKIPLFDLQTEEAEEAREEKPKARRASRETARDTDRREVPEKREVPEKREESARRAPRREARAPAEEPRRERRQRRSEAEPADDGWNGPVPEFLKVSALA, encoded by the coding sequence ATGAACTTTGCCGATCTCGGCCTGTCTGAAGAATTGCTGCAAGCGGTGGAAGCCGCGGGCTATACCGAACCGACTCCGATCCAGGCCCAAGCGATTCCGCCGGTCCTGATGATGAAGGATCTCATCGGCATCGCCCAGACCGGCACCGGCAAGACGGCCAGCTTCGTGTTGCCGATGATCGACATTCTTGCGCATGGCCGCCGCCGCGCGCTGATGCCGCGCTCGCTGATCCTCGAGCCGACTCGCGAACTTGCCGCCCAGGTTGCCGAGAATTTCGAGAAGTACGGCAAGAACCACGACCTGAAGATGGCGCTGCTCATCGGCGGTGTGCAGATGGGCGACCAGGTGAAGGCTCTGACCGAGGGCGTGGACGTTCTCATCGCCACGCCGGGCCGCCTGATGGATCTGTTCGAACGCGGGAAGATCCTGCTGACGGGCTGCGAACTGCTCGTCATCGACGAAGCGGACCGCATGCTCGACATGGGCTTCATCCCCGACATCGAGAACATCTGCTCGAAGCTGCCGACCAATCGCCAGACGATGCTGTTCTCGGCAACGATGCCGCCGCCGATCAAGAAGCTGTCGGACCGCTTCCTGTCGAACCCCAAGTACATCGAAGTGGCGCGCCCGGCGACGGCCAACATCAACATCGTCCAGCACAAGGTTGCCGTGACGGCCCGCAAGAAGCGCGAAGTCCTGCGACACCTGCTGCGGACCGACAATGTCTCGACCGCCATCGTCTTCTGCAACCGCAAGACGACCGTGCGCGAACTGGCCAAGAGCCTGAAGGGCCACGGCTTCGGTGCCGGCGAGATCCATGGCGACATGGACCAGCCTGCGCGCCTCGCCGAACTCGACCGTTTCAAGAGCGGCGACGTGAACATCCTCGTCGCCTCCGATGTGGCGGCCCGGGGTCTCGACGTGAAGGGCGTGAGCCACGTCTTCAACTTCGACACGCCCTGGCACCCAGACGATTACGTCCACCGCATCGGTCGCACCGGCCGCGGCGGCGCTTCAGGCCGCGCATTCACGTTCGTGGCGCCCGAGGATGCCGAAGCTATCGACAATGTCGAGAAGCTGACCGGGCACAAGATACCGCTGTTCGATCTCCAGACCGAAGAAGCCGAAGAGGCGCGCGAGGAGAAGCCGAAGGCGCGCCGTGCGTCCAGAGAGACGGCAAGGGATACGGACAGGCGCGAGGTTCCGGAAAAGCGCGAGGTTCCGGAAAAGCGCGAGGAGTCGGCCAGGCGTGCGCCGCGACGTGAAGCGCGTGCACCTGCCGAGGAGCCACGCCGCGAACGCCGCCAGCGCCGTAGCGAGGCCGAGCCCGCCGATGACGGCTGGAACGGTCCGGTTCCCGAATTCCTCAAGGTCTCCGCACTGGCCTGA
- a CDS encoding FAD-binding oxidoreductase — translation MNGSDTFFEEALSLLGPRGITRDPDLVAPSLTDWRGRYTGRAIGVASPASTAEVVALVKLCGAHGVPIVPQGGNSGMSGGATPDESGTAVVLSLRRMNAIREIDTEGRRATCEAGVVLQTLHEAADAKGLRFPLTLGGKGSATVGGLISTNAGGCQVLRHGSMRALVLGLEAVLPDGQVFSMLTPLKKDNRGFDLKQLLIGSEGTMGVVTAATLKLLPAVADRVVIWAGVPALGDARKLMLFCEDAMGEALEGFEVLPQACLDAVLHHLPDSRAPLEGRHGWHVLIEVVADRAAADTLRERCETMMAAAFESELVEDAVMSASEAQAEAFWLLRESISPAERERGPAMQHDISVPVEKMPEFVETTAPMIEAKWPGTEAVAFGHLGDGNVHYHVIAPNVEDALAWQTGPGKDISRYVHDLVTEWGGSISAEHGIGQMKRDELARLGDPVALSMLRAVKQAIDPKGILNPGKLI, via the coding sequence ATGAACGGTTCCGACACATTTTTCGAAGAAGCCCTCTCCCTGCTTGGCCCTCGCGGAATCACGCGCGACCCCGATCTTGTTGCACCTTCGCTGACCGATTGGCGCGGACGCTACACCGGGCGCGCGATCGGCGTGGCCTCTCCCGCCAGCACCGCCGAAGTCGTCGCCCTCGTCAAGCTATGCGGGGCCCATGGCGTACCTATCGTGCCGCAAGGCGGTAACAGCGGCATGTCGGGCGGGGCCACCCCGGACGAATCGGGCACAGCTGTGGTCCTTTCGCTGCGGCGCATGAACGCGATTCGCGAGATCGACACCGAAGGTCGCCGCGCCACCTGCGAGGCCGGCGTGGTGCTGCAGACACTGCACGAAGCGGCAGATGCCAAGGGCCTGCGCTTTCCGCTCACCCTGGGCGGAAAAGGTTCTGCGACCGTGGGCGGCCTGATCTCCACGAACGCCGGCGGCTGCCAGGTCCTGCGCCATGGCTCCATGCGCGCGCTCGTCCTGGGCCTCGAGGCTGTCCTGCCTGACGGCCAGGTCTTCTCGATGCTGACGCCGCTGAAGAAGGACAATCGCGGCTTCGACCTCAAGCAATTGCTGATCGGCTCAGAAGGCACGATGGGCGTCGTCACCGCGGCCACGCTCAAGCTGCTGCCCGCCGTCGCCGACCGCGTCGTGATCTGGGCAGGCGTGCCCGCCCTTGGCGATGCGCGCAAGCTCATGCTGTTTTGCGAAGACGCCATGGGCGAGGCGCTCGAAGGCTTCGAGGTGCTACCCCAGGCCTGTCTCGATGCCGTGCTGCATCACTTGCCCGATTCCCGCGCGCCGTTGGAAGGGCGCCACGGTTGGCACGTACTGATCGAAGTCGTGGCCGATCGCGCCGCGGCCGATACGCTGCGCGAGCGGTGCGAAACCATGATGGCCGCGGCTTTCGAGAGCGAACTGGTCGAAGACGCCGTCATGTCGGCCAGCGAAGCCCAGGCCGAAGCCTTCTGGTTGCTGCGCGAATCGATTTCTCCCGCCGAGCGCGAGCGCGGACCGGCGATGCAGCACGACATTTCCGTGCCGGTCGAGAAGATGCCAGAATTCGTCGAGACGACGGCGCCGATGATCGAGGCGAAATGGCCCGGCACGGAAGCCGTCGCTTTCGGGCACCTGGGCGATGGCAACGTGCACTATCATGTCATTGCGCCGAACGTGGAGGACGCACTCGCCTGGCAGACCGGCCCGGGCAAGGACATCAGCCGTTATGTGCACGATCTCGTAACCGAGTGGGGCGGCTCGATTTCGGCCGAGCACGGCATCGGGCAGATGAAGCGCGACGAACTGGCGCGTCTCGGCGATCCGGTCGCTCTGTCCATGCTGCGGGCGGTCAAGCAGGCAATCGATCCGAAGGGCATTCTCAACCCCGGCAAACTGATCTGA
- a CDS encoding SapC family protein, whose translation MASAPQNSALPLFYKDLIPLNSQQHASWKTRATDKATWLVGVNSVPLTVEEFPQAQRNFPIIFTTGDNPVPLALMGMNEGVNVFVDEDGTVNSPVYIPAYVRRYPFMLAKLRQESDELSLCFDPTSDLVGELDEGQALFDGADPAEATKNMLQFCENFEIAGNKTANFIAELKKHDLLMDGELNIETGQGQPFNYRGFQMVNEEKLREMRGDILRQWNQNGMLPLIYAHLFSLELVRDIFGRQISQGKGPLVPANA comes from the coding sequence ATGGCCAGCGCGCCGCAAAATTCTGCCCTGCCCTTGTTCTACAAGGACCTTATCCCGCTCAATTCACAGCAGCATGCCTCGTGGAAGACGCGCGCGACCGACAAGGCCACCTGGCTGGTCGGGGTGAATTCCGTCCCGCTCACGGTCGAGGAATTCCCGCAGGCCCAGCGCAACTTCCCCATCATCTTCACCACTGGCGACAATCCGGTCCCACTCGCGCTGATGGGCATGAACGAGGGCGTGAACGTCTTTGTCGACGAAGACGGCACCGTGAACTCCCCGGTCTACATCCCGGCTTATGTCCGTCGTTACCCCTTCATGCTCGCCAAGCTGCGTCAGGAAAGCGATGAACTCTCGCTGTGCTTCGACCCGACCAGCGACCTTGTCGGCGAGCTTGACGAAGGCCAGGCGCTCTTCGACGGCGCAGATCCGGCCGAAGCCACCAAGAACATGCTCCAGTTCTGTGAGAACTTCGAGATCGCGGGCAACAAGACCGCCAACTTCATCGCCGAGCTCAAGAAGCACGACCTGCTGATGGACGGCGAGCTGAACATCGAGACCGGCCAGGGCCAGCCTTTCAACTATCGCGGCTTCCAGATGGTCAACGAGGAAAAGCTGCGCGAGATGCGCGGCGACATCCTGCGCCAGTGGAACCAGAACGGGATGCTGCCGCTGATCTACGCACACCTGTTCTCGCTCGAACTCGTGCGTGACATTTTCGGCCGCCAGATCAGCCAGGGCAAGGGCCCTCTGGTGCCGGCCAACGCCTGA
- a CDS encoding N-formylglutamate amidohydrolase produces MVSKVGESDSQRRTGGQIPGAPASPAFTITAAEPSAIPVLVAVPHAGRVYPSGLLREMRHPESVSLRLEDRYVDRLGEEIAARTGASLLMAHAPRAMIDLNRAPEDIDWEMFERSARPERNGEMPSRRVLSGLGLIPRRLPGLGELWRSRHARQDLTARVDGIHAPYHDALAEQLGNLRERWGAALLLDLHSMPPLPNRFGVTGAQYVVGDRFGVTCHGSVIATAFAHFAEHGLPAAHNRPYAGGYVLERHAQPQRGLHAFQLEIDRSCYLDANLSEPGEGLPRVVDVLVAMVQRLAAVVADLGQAAGGREWPLAAE; encoded by the coding sequence ATGGTGAGCAAAGTGGGCGAGAGTGATTCGCAAAGACGAACGGGAGGGCAGATTCCCGGCGCTCCGGCGAGCCCGGCTTTCACGATCACCGCAGCCGAACCCTCGGCGATACCCGTACTCGTTGCCGTCCCCCATGCGGGCAGGGTCTACCCCAGCGGCCTGCTGCGCGAGATGCGCCATCCCGAGTCGGTCTCGCTGCGGCTGGAGGACCGTTACGTCGATCGTCTTGGCGAGGAGATCGCGGCGCGAACCGGGGCGAGCCTGCTGATGGCCCACGCCCCGCGAGCGATGATCGATCTCAATCGCGCGCCCGAGGATATCGATTGGGAAATGTTCGAGCGTTCGGCGCGGCCCGAGCGCAATGGAGAGATGCCGAGCCGGCGGGTCCTGAGCGGGCTGGGGCTGATTCCGCGGCGCTTGCCCGGCCTGGGAGAACTGTGGCGTTCGCGCCACGCAAGGCAGGATCTTACCGCCCGGGTCGATGGGATTCACGCGCCTTATCATGACGCCCTGGCCGAGCAGTTGGGCAATCTGCGTGAGCGCTGGGGGGCGGCACTGCTGCTGGATTTGCATTCGATGCCGCCGTTGCCGAATCGATTCGGCGTTACGGGCGCGCAATATGTCGTCGGCGACCGATTCGGTGTGACTTGCCACGGCAGCGTGATCGCCACGGCCTTTGCCCATTTCGCGGAGCACGGCCTGCCGGCTGCACACAATCGCCCTTATGCCGGGGGTTACGTGCTTGAACGCCACGCGCAGCCGCAGCGCGGGCTGCATGCTTTCCAGCTCGAGATCGACCGCAGTTGCTATCTCGATGCGAATCTTTCCGAGCCGGGAGAGGGCCTGCCGCGAGTCGTCGATGTGCTCGTGGCAATGGTCCAACGTCTGGCGGCTGTCGTCGCCGATCTCGGGCAGGCTGCCGGCGGCAGGGAGTGGCCGCTGGCTGCAGAATGA
- the cpdR gene encoding cell cycle two-component system response regulator CpdR: MIRILLAEDDEAMRTYLARALENAGYDVVAVDCGTSALPHLETETFDLLLSDIVMPEMDGIELAQRCAEVSPMTKVMFITGFAAVTLRASREAPQAKVLSKPFHLRDLVMEVQRVFGLPEHARL; this comes from the coding sequence ATGATCCGCATCCTGCTAGCCGAAGACGATGAGGCGATGCGCACCTATCTGGCACGGGCATTGGAAAATGCCGGATACGATGTGGTTGCCGTCGATTGCGGCACAAGCGCCCTGCCCCATCTGGAAACCGAGACTTTCGACCTGCTGCTTTCGGACATCGTCATGCCAGAGATGGACGGCATCGAACTGGCGCAGCGCTGCGCCGAAGTCTCGCCGATGACCAAGGTCATGTTCATTACCGGTTTTGCCGCCGTCACCCTGCGCGCCAGCCGCGAGGCACCGCAGGCGAAAGTCCTTTCCAAGCCCTTCCATCTTCGCGATCTTGTCATGGAAGTGCAGCGGGTTTTCGGCCTTCCCGAGCACGCTCGACTTTAA
- a CDS encoding NADP-dependent isocitrate dehydrogenase: protein MAKIKVANPIVEMDGDEMTRIIWEWIRERLILPYLDIDLKYYDLSVTKRDETDDQITVDAANATKQYGVAVKCATITPDEARVEEFSLKKMWKSPNGTIRNILGGVVFREPIVISNVPRLVPGWTDPIVVGRHAFGDQYRATDTLIPGPGKLRLVWDGENGDKIDLDVFDFPAPGVAMAMYNLDESIRDFARASFNYGLGLKWPVYLSTKNTIMKAYDGRFKDLFQEVFDTEGFAEKFKEAGITYEHRLIDDMVASALKWSGKFVWACKNYDGDVQSDTVAQGFGSLGLMTSVLMAPDGKTVEAEAAHGTVTRHYRQHQQGKSTSTNPIASIFAWTRGLMYRGKFDNTPDVVKFAQTLERVCIETVESGAMTKDLALLIGPEQSWMTTEQFFEAIVENLEKEMASWA from the coding sequence ATGGCAAAAATCAAGGTAGCAAATCCCATCGTAGAGATGGACGGCGATGAAATGACCCGGATCATCTGGGAATGGATCCGCGAGCGTCTGATTCTCCCCTACCTCGACATCGACCTCAAGTACTATGACCTCTCGGTCACCAAGCGCGACGAGACCGACGACCAGATCACCGTCGACGCCGCCAACGCCACCAAGCAGTATGGCGTTGCCGTGAAGTGCGCGACGATCACCCCCGATGAAGCCCGCGTAGAGGAATTCAGCCTCAAGAAGATGTGGAAGTCGCCCAACGGCACGATCCGCAACATCCTCGGCGGCGTCGTCTTCCGCGAACCCATCGTGATCTCGAACGTTCCCCGCCTGGTTCCGGGCTGGACCGACCCCATCGTCGTGGGCCGTCACGCGTTCGGCGACCAGTACCGCGCCACCGACACCCTGATCCCTGGCCCCGGCAAGCTGCGTCTCGTCTGGGACGGTGAAAACGGCGACAAGATCGACCTCGACGTGTTCGACTTCCCGGCTCCGGGCGTCGCCATGGCCATGTACAACCTCGACGAATCGATCCGCGACTTCGCGCGTGCTTCGTTCAACTACGGCCTCGGCCTGAAGTGGCCGGTCTACCTGTCGACCAAGAACACGATCATGAAGGCCTACGACGGCCGCTTCAAGGATCTGTTCCAGGAAGTGTTCGACACCGAGGGCTTCGCCGAGAAGTTCAAGGAAGCCGGCATCACCTATGAGCACCGCCTGATCGACGACATGGTCGCCTCGGCGCTCAAGTGGTCGGGCAAGTTCGTCTGGGCCTGCAAGAACTACGACGGCGACGTGCAGTCGGACACCGTTGCACAGGGCTTCGGCTCGCTGGGCCTGATGACCTCGGTCCTGATGGCACCCGACGGCAAGACCGTCGAAGCGGAAGCCGCCCACGGCACCGTCACCCGTCACTACCGCCAGCACCAGCAGGGCAAGTCGACCTCGACCAACCCGATCGCCTCGATCTTCGCCTGGACGCGTGGCCTCATGTACCGCGGCAAGTTCGACAACACGCCGGACGTCGTGAAGTTCGCCCAGACCCTCGAGCGCGTCTGCATCGAGACCGTCGAAAGCGGCGCGATGACCAAGGACCTCGCGCTGCTGATCGGTCCCGAGCAGAGCTGGATGACCACCGAGCAGTTCTTCGAAGCCATCGTCGAGAACCTCGAGAAGGAAATGGCCTCCTGGGCCTGA
- a CDS encoding PA0069 family radical SAM protein, which translates to MQPLKGRGAASGAPSSRFNLPGREADGDWLDSVADIDGPPRNPATSVTEEHPRTILSFNKSPDIPFDRSINAYRGCEHGCIYCFARPSHAFHDLSPGLDFETRLFAKPDAARLLRTTLAKPGYRPAPIAMGTNTDPYQPIEAHYRITREILEVCLETRHPVTITTKSDRVLRDLDILREMAQFDLVGVGISVTSLDAHLSRLLEPRAATPARRIAALGKLVEAGIPAHVSIAPVIPAITDQFLEAILESAAGQGVRGAMWIMVRLPHEVAPLFREWLEVHFPERASKVMATIREMRGGKDNDPRFFERMRPSGVWADLFRNRFRLAAKRHGFGPPDLHLDCSGFKAPDASGQLSFL; encoded by the coding sequence ATGCAACCTCTCAAGGGAAGAGGCGCTGCCAGCGGGGCGCCAAGCTCTCGCTTCAACCTGCCCGGACGGGAAGCCGACGGGGACTGGCTCGACAGCGTCGCCGACATCGACGGCCCTCCCCGCAACCCGGCCACGAGCGTGACCGAGGAGCATCCCCGCACGATCCTGTCTTTCAACAAATCGCCGGATATTCCCTTCGATCGCTCGATCAATGCCTATCGCGGCTGCGAACATGGCTGCATCTACTGTTTCGCGCGGCCCAGCCACGCCTTTCACGACCTTTCGCCCGGCCTCGATTTCGAAACCAGGCTCTTCGCCAAGCCCGATGCGGCAAGGCTCCTGCGCACCACGCTGGCAAAGCCAGGCTATCGGCCGGCACCGATCGCGATGGGAACCAATACCGATCCCTACCAGCCGATCGAGGCGCACTACCGCATCACGCGCGAGATCCTCGAAGTCTGCCTGGAGACGCGCCACCCGGTGACGATCACCACCAAGTCGGACCGGGTCCTGCGCGATCTCGACATCCTGCGCGAGATGGCGCAATTCGATCTGGTGGGCGTGGGCATTTCAGTGACCAGCCTCGATGCCCACCTCTCGCGCCTGCTGGAACCTCGGGCGGCCACCCCGGCCAGGCGAATTGCCGCGCTGGGCAAGCTGGTCGAGGCCGGAATTCCCGCCCATGTCTCGATCGCTCCGGTAATCCCGGCGATCACCGACCAATTCCTGGAGGCGATACTGGAATCCGCGGCAGGGCAAGGCGTGCGCGGCGCCATGTGGATCATGGTGCGCCTGCCCCACGAAGTTGCGCCGCTGTTTCGCGAATGGCTGGAAGTGCACTTCCCCGAGCGAGCCTCCAAGGTCATGGCGACGATTCGCGAGATGCGCGGCGGCAAGGACAACGACCCGCGTTTCTTTGAGCGCATGCGCCCCAGCGGCGTGTGGGCCGATCTGTTCCGCAATCGCTTCCGGCTTGCGGCCAAACGGCATGGCTTCGGCCCGCCGGATCTCCATCTGGACTGCTCCGGTTTCAAGGCGCCCGACGCAAGCGGACAGTTGTCGTTCCTCTAG
- a CDS encoding long-chain fatty acid--CoA ligase: MLGAMQDWELRVTGLIDHAAREHGEREIVTHWADGTQSRTNWGEVRRDALKMVQALRRLGMQPQDRVATLAMNHSRHLVTWYGAPGAGCVLHTINPRLFDDQLSFIINHAEDRVLIYDAAFQPIVDRLRPLCPGIEHYICFDSPEHAPAFDDWIGAENGETAWAPGDERDPCMLCYTSGTTGHPKGVLYSHRSNMLHTLAMIATSCLALEPRSCVLPIVPMFHANNWGMPWGCAATGAKLVYSQVNDPSALCALIEQERVSHVAGVPTVWFAFLQHLDETGKDMPPIAYAISGGAAFPRSVVERLMRSGVRVGHAWGMTETSPIATVSYEGADWDTLSFDEQVDRKCLQGRVVYGSEVRIVSLDDHETPLPHDGKASGALQVRGAWTIRRYFKAEEDAANEQGWFDTGDVAAIMPDGSVRLTDRTKDVIKSGGEWISSVELENAAVGHPDVVEAAAIGIAHPKWDERPLLIVVPRGGSSLHGEDVREFLRDKVASWWLPDAVELVNALPHTGTGKISKKDLRVQYKDYTLPV, encoded by the coding sequence ATGCTGGGTGCGATGCAGGACTGGGAGCTGCGGGTCACGGGTCTGATCGACCATGCCGCGCGGGAACATGGCGAGCGCGAGATCGTCACCCACTGGGCGGATGGAACGCAGTCCCGCACCAACTGGGGGGAAGTTCGGCGCGATGCGCTGAAGATGGTGCAGGCCTTGCGGCGCCTTGGCATGCAGCCGCAGGATCGGGTCGCGACGCTGGCGATGAACCACTCGCGCCATCTCGTTACCTGGTACGGCGCGCCCGGAGCCGGCTGCGTGCTGCACACGATCAATCCGCGGCTCTTCGACGACCAGCTCAGCTTCATCATCAACCATGCCGAGGACCGGGTGCTGATCTATGATGCGGCATTCCAGCCCATCGTCGACCGCCTGCGTCCGCTGTGTCCGGGGATCGAGCATTACATCTGCTTCGATTCGCCCGAGCATGCGCCCGCGTTCGACGACTGGATCGGTGCCGAGAACGGCGAGACGGCCTGGGCGCCGGGAGACGAGCGCGATCCGTGCATGCTATGCTACACCAGCGGCACGACCGGGCACCCCAAGGGCGTGCTCTATTCGCACCGTTCGAACATGCTGCACACCTTGGCGATGATCGCCACATCGTGCCTGGCGCTGGAGCCGCGATCGTGCGTTCTACCCATCGTGCCGATGTTCCATGCCAACAACTGGGGCATGCCCTGGGGCTGCGCGGCGACCGGGGCAAAGCTGGTCTATAGCCAGGTCAACGATCCGTCGGCGCTTTGTGCGCTTATCGAGCAGGAGCGGGTTTCGCATGTCGCCGGCGTGCCGACGGTCTGGTTCGCCTTTCTCCAGCACCTCGACGAGACGGGCAAGGACATGCCGCCGATCGCTTACGCCATATCGGGCGGCGCTGCCTTTCCGCGCAGCGTCGTGGAACGGCTGATGCGCAGCGGTGTGCGGGTGGGCCATGCCTGGGGCATGACCGAGACTTCCCCGATCGCGACGGTTTCCTATGAAGGGGCCGATTGGGACACGCTGTCGTTCGACGAACAGGTCGATCGCAAATGCCTGCAGGGCAGGGTGGTCTATGGCAGCGAAGTGCGCATCGTTTCGCTCGATGACCATGAAACGCCGCTGCCTCACGATGGCAAGGCCTCGGGCGCGCTGCAAGTGCGCGGGGCCTGGACGATCAGGCGCTATTTCAAGGCGGAAGAAGATGCTGCGAATGAACAGGGCTGGTTCGATACCGGAGACGTGGCGGCGATCATGCCGGACGGTTCGGTCAGGCTGACCGACCGCACCAAGGACGTCATCAAGTCGGGCGGGGAATGGATAAGCTCGGTCGAACTGGAGAACGCCGCGGTGGGGCACCCGGACGTCGTCGAGGCGGCGGCCATCGGAATTGCGCATCCCAAGTGGGACGAACGGCCGCTCCTCATCGTCGTGCCGCGCGGTGGCAGCAGTCTGCACGGTGAGGACGTGCGCGAATTCCTGCGCGACAAGGTCGCCAGCTGGTGGCTGCCCGATGCGGTGGAACTGGTGAATGCCCTGCCGCACACGGGCACCGGAAAGATCAGCAAGAAGGACCTTCGCGTGCAATACAAGGACTACACGCTGCCGGTATGA